The Phycisphaerae bacterium genome has a segment encoding these proteins:
- the thrC gene encoding threonine synthase, protein MSKTDAAYLKCINPDCAAQFDCTFAAGGFKCPKCGELLDTQYNWDRIKVPKKLSEFGKRWANRNSPLDFSGVWRFRELLNFCDDKYKVTIGEGQTILQQNDAVAKYADMKPGCLYLQYEGLNPSGSFKDNGMTAAFSHARMVGASSCVCASTGNTSAAMALYAHSCGLKATVFIGSGRIAFGKLSQSMDYGAQTIQIKGDFDDCMRQVQDVSTKLGLYLLNSLNPFRLEGQKTIMYRIIEGLNWEVPDWIVVPGGNLGNSSAFGKAFSELKQLGLIKRVPRMAIVNAAGADTLTELVNNKKLVWNNGYVNQKIIDNYYADLTARNFSPHTCASAIEISRPVNLKKCLRAIDVCNGVVCAVTDEQIVDAKAIVGKYGLGCEPASAATIAGLKQLRANGKISANERVACVLTGHALKDPNVTVNYHKENQGKFSNPPIEAPNNLNEIIKLIS, encoded by the coding sequence ATGAGTAAAACTGATGCAGCTTATCTGAAGTGCATTAATCCGGATTGTGCAGCCCAGTTCGACTGCACGTTTGCCGCGGGCGGATTTAAGTGTCCGAAGTGCGGCGAGCTTCTGGATACGCAGTATAACTGGGACAGGATAAAAGTGCCGAAGAAGCTCAGCGAGTTCGGCAAACGCTGGGCAAACAGAAACAGTCCCCTGGATTTTTCGGGGGTGTGGCGGTTTCGGGAGCTGCTTAACTTCTGCGATGACAAATATAAAGTCACGATAGGTGAGGGGCAGACAATTTTGCAGCAGAATGATGCGGTTGCCAAGTACGCTGATATGAAGCCGGGGTGTTTATATTTGCAATACGAAGGGCTGAATCCATCGGGTTCATTCAAAGATAACGGTATGACCGCGGCATTCAGTCACGCCAGGATGGTTGGGGCGAGTTCGTGCGTATGCGCATCGACTGGAAATACTTCAGCAGCAATGGCGCTGTATGCACACAGCTGCGGTCTGAAAGCCACCGTTTTCATCGGCTCCGGCAGGATTGCTTTCGGCAAGCTCAGCCAGTCTATGGATTATGGCGCTCAAACGATTCAAATAAAAGGAGACTTCGACGACTGTATGCGGCAGGTTCAGGATGTCAGCACGAAGCTGGGATTGTATCTGCTCAATTCACTGAACCCATTCCGGCTGGAAGGCCAAAAGACGATAATGTATAGAATTATCGAAGGGTTAAACTGGGAGGTGCCGGACTGGATTGTGGTGCCCGGCGGCAATCTCGGCAATTCGAGCGCCTTCGGTAAGGCGTTTTCAGAATTAAAACAGCTCGGGCTGATTAAACGAGTACCGCGGATGGCGATTGTTAATGCCGCCGGCGCCGATACATTGACCGAACTGGTCAATAACAAGAAACTTGTCTGGAATAATGGTTATGTTAATCAGAAAATAATAGATAATTATTATGCTGATTTGACGGCACGTAATTTCTCACCGCACACCTGTGCCTCGGCGATAGAGATTTCACGGCCGGTCAATCTGAAAAAGTGTCTCCGGGCGATTGATGTATGTAATGGTGTTGTTTGTGCAGTAACCGACGAGCAGATTGTCGATGCAAAGGCGATTGTAGGCAAATACGGGCTAGGCTGCGAGCCGGCTTCGGCGGCAACGATTGCAGGATTAAAGCAGTTGCGGGCCAATGGCAAAATTTCGGCTAACGAACGGGTTGCCTGTGTGCTGACGGGGCACGCACTTAAAGACCCTAATGTAACAGTTAACTACCATAAAGAAAATCAGGGCAAGTTTAGCAATCCGCCCATAGAAGCGCCTAACAATCTTAATGAGATAATTAAACTAATCAGTTGA
- a CDS encoding glycosyltransferase family 2 protein, whose protein sequence is MDSSNQLNKNPIDCSIIVPLYNEAPAVKELYSRLTKTMSETGLYYELVFIDDGSSDNTLELIKDIAGKDSKVVGVELRRNFGQTPALAAGFDVAKGQIIISMDGDLENFPEEIPNFIEKINAGYDVVSGWRKNRAHGFIMRKIPSVTANWIASKVSGVDIHDFGNTFKAYKREVIEELNLYSEMHRFIPALLSRSGIKIIEIPVKHINRPYGTSNYGISRTVRVVFDLITLRFLLGYATKPLHFFGRPAVYSILLSFALFAYILYDKFVYKVPITVAHAPLTALAAMLLLIGAIFVTTGLIGEMISRVYFESTNKKIYSVRKVHHRENLTAG, encoded by the coding sequence ATGGACAGCTCTAACCAGCTTAATAAAAATCCCATTGATTGCTCGATTATAGTGCCGCTTTACAATGAAGCACCGGCGGTCAAAGAGCTTTACAGCCGGCTGACCAAAACAATGAGCGAAACCGGCCTGTATTATGAACTGGTCTTTATCGACGATGGAAGCAGCGACAATACCCTGGAGCTGATAAAAGACATCGCCGGCAAAGACAGCAAGGTTGTCGGCGTTGAGCTTCGCCGAAATTTCGGCCAGACGCCTGCTCTTGCCGCAGGCTTCGATGTCGCAAAGGGACAAATAATAATATCGATGGACGGCGACCTGGAAAACTTTCCGGAGGAAATACCGAACTTTATCGAAAAGATTAACGCCGGCTACGACGTTGTCAGCGGCTGGCGCAAAAACAGAGCACATGGTTTTATAATGAGAAAAATACCGAGTGTGACAGCCAATTGGATTGCCTCAAAAGTAAGCGGCGTTGATATCCACGATTTCGGCAACACCTTCAAAGCTTACAAACGCGAAGTCATTGAAGAATTGAACTTGTACAGCGAGATGCACAGATTCATCCCGGCACTGCTGTCTCGCAGCGGCATCAAAATCATCGAGATACCGGTAAAGCATATCAACCGGCCCTACGGAACCAGCAATTATGGAATCTCCAGAACGGTTAGAGTCGTCTTCGATTTGATAACGCTGCGGTTCCTGCTCGGATACGCCACCAAACCGCTGCATTTTTTCGGCCGGCCTGCTGTTTATTCTATCCTGTTATCTTTCGCACTGTTTGCATATATACTGTATGATAAATTCGTTTATAAGGTGCCGATTACTGTTGCACACGCACCGTTGACGGCCTTGGCGGCGATGCTCCTGCTGATTGGCGCCATATTTGTAACCACAGGACTGATAGGCGAGATGATAAGCAGGGTATATTTTGAATCAACAAACAAAAAGATATATTCAGTTCGTAAGGTCCATCACAGGGAAAATTTAACGGCAGGTTAA
- a CDS encoding glycosyltransferase family 39 protein has translation MANDYKNGKNTKVLIVCGVLLLSAVNAAWMLSEEALDNHESFVSVAAREMLASGDWAWPTCNGEPRLQKTPLSYWLVAGLAKITGRVDEFAARMPSVIFAVLSVVAILYFVNLWLSFRIAVISGAVWATSLCYLRYSHSARPEMALMFFVLLCFLSFYSAVIAKDRNKQIVYMLVFWISFALGNLAKGPAPLPLVLIPLFFYVAIFRQWRKLFNWVSVAGVIIFLAIVLPWPLAIAHKVNWDLMVWKHEFVDRFFGTYAKGDYPPYFYFLIMFRYIAPWAAFLPLALAAPFYKVWNKKRPVMLFLWLWFVVNLVFLTINAGKRQHYILPSMPAMAILIGILLEDMVFSQKAYEHKFAVKMFQGHLAVVVVGIIIATICVAKISPVNLHKMLILASATIVAAAIIAALFAKGKNGWGCTAVFAGVLVVSMISYASFAASTDEFRYSRDFSKKVAQIVPPTENIVVYKHVSSNFVHYFGTTVPVVSDADELYNCYQRGYWIAAASGYMKELTQDNRFREVYRKENSGWREVSGALFHKSAPLIKKDSDT, from the coding sequence ATGGCTAACGACTATAAAAACGGTAAAAATACAAAAGTTCTAATAGTATGTGGAGTGCTGCTTCTTTCGGCGGTAAACGCAGCATGGATGCTTTCTGAAGAAGCTCTGGACAATCACGAAAGTTTTGTTTCTGTTGCTGCTCGCGAGATGCTCGCAAGCGGCGACTGGGCTTGGCCTACCTGTAACGGAGAGCCTCGTCTTCAAAAAACACCACTGTCCTATTGGCTTGTGGCGGGCCTGGCTAAAATAACCGGCAGGGTTGATGAGTTCGCCGCACGGATGCCAAGCGTTATCTTTGCGGTGCTTTCTGTTGTCGCCATTCTGTACTTTGTAAATCTGTGGCTATCTTTTCGCATTGCAGTAATTTCGGGGGCTGTTTGGGCAACATCGCTGTGCTATCTCCGCTATTCCCACAGTGCCCGACCGGAGATGGCTCTGATGTTTTTTGTTTTGCTGTGCTTTCTAAGTTTCTACTCGGCAGTTATTGCAAAAGACCGGAATAAGCAGATTGTATATATGCTTGTCTTCTGGATAAGTTTTGCTCTTGGTAACCTGGCCAAAGGGCCTGCTCCGCTGCCGCTTGTCCTGATTCCACTGTTTTTCTACGTTGCCATATTCCGGCAATGGAGGAAACTATTTAACTGGGTATCAGTGGCAGGGGTGATTATTTTTCTGGCCATCGTATTGCCGTGGCCGCTGGCTATCGCTCACAAAGTAAACTGGGACTTAATGGTATGGAAGCATGAATTTGTCGACCGTTTCTTCGGAACTTATGCAAAAGGAGATTATCCGCCTTATTTCTATTTTCTCATAATGTTCAGATACATAGCGCCTTGGGCCGCTTTCTTACCGCTGGCGCTGGCCGCTCCTTTCTACAAGGTTTGGAACAAGAAGCGGCCTGTGATGCTGTTTTTGTGGTTGTGGTTCGTTGTGAACCTGGTGTTTCTTACTATCAATGCAGGCAAACGCCAGCATTATATTCTGCCTTCAATGCCTGCCATGGCAATTTTGATTGGCATTCTTCTTGAGGATATGGTCTTCAGTCAAAAAGCATACGAGCACAAATTTGCCGTAAAAATGTTCCAGGGACATCTTGCAGTTGTAGTTGTCGGCATTATCATAGCGACCATTTGCGTAGCCAAAATAAGCCCTGTGAATCTTCACAAGATGTTAATACTTGCGTCGGCAACGATAGTAGCTGCTGCCATAATAGCTGCGTTGTTCGCCAAAGGGAAAAACGGCTGGGGTTGTACGGCGGTTTTCGCCGGTGTTCTTGTCGTGAGTATGATTTCATACGCGAGCTTTGCAGCTTCTACGGACGAGTTTAGATATTCGCGAGACTTCTCCAAAAAAGTGGCGCAGATAGTCCCGCCGACTGAAAACATCGTCGTTTATAAACACGTATCGAGCAACTTTGTACACTATTTCGGCACAACTGTTCCGGTAGTATCGGATGCGGATGAATTATACAACTGTTATCAAAGGGGGTACTGGATTGCAGCAGCCTCAGGTTACATGAAAGAATTGACTCAGGATAACCGTTTCAGAGAGGTGTATCGCAAAGAAAATTCGGGCTGGCGAGAGGTAAGCGGAGCATTATTTCACAAATCAGCCCCGCTGATAAAAAAGGACAGCGACACTTAG
- the menA gene encoding 1,4-dihydroxy-2-naphthoate octaprenyltransferase produces the protein MKSKLLILFLATRPKFLTASIAPVLVGSALGFAISGSFSLHLFILALLAIMALHAGANVANDYFDHISRNDWLNQNPTPFSGGRRFIQDGILSPKATLLLSLLVFTTGAILGTIIFLLTQSVFILALGLIGLLGGFFYTAPPLRLGYRSIGEPAIALLFGLLPVYGSYYLQTQTIGIIPLIPSVIVGILIFLVILINEFQDVAADAAVNKRTLVVRFGVPASIWIYRIALASSYLIAAVAILLYRPFTCAGLLYILTLPAAIVAIKVANKNNLLKPGQYRASKLTVFLHALGSLALIAGFIIFGLSWLRRI, from the coding sequence ATGAAATCTAAATTATTAATTCTTTTCCTCGCCACCCGCCCGAAGTTTTTGACCGCATCCATCGCCCCGGTTCTCGTTGGCTCCGCCCTCGGCTTCGCAATCTCCGGCTCCTTCTCGCTGCATCTCTTTATCCTCGCGCTACTTGCGATAATGGCCCTGCACGCCGGCGCCAACGTAGCCAACGATTATTTCGACCATATCTCCCGCAACGACTGGCTCAATCAAAACCCAACCCCTTTCTCCGGCGGCAGACGTTTTATTCAGGACGGAATCCTCTCCCCTAAAGCGACATTACTCCTTTCCCTGCTTGTATTTACGACAGGGGCAATCCTCGGCACCATTATCTTTTTACTTACCCAAAGCGTCTTTATTTTAGCCCTCGGCCTTATCGGCCTGCTCGGCGGTTTCTTCTACACAGCTCCGCCTCTTCGCCTCGGCTATCGCTCCATCGGCGAACCCGCCATTGCGCTGTTATTTGGCCTTCTGCCGGTCTATGGCTCATACTACCTGCAAACACAAACCATTGGTATTATTCCACTTATACCATCTGTCATTGTCGGAATATTGATTTTCTTGGTGATTTTGATAAACGAATTCCAGGATGTCGCCGCCGATGCCGCCGTAAATAAAAGGACCCTTGTAGTCCGTTTCGGCGTCCCCGCTTCTATATGGATTTATCGAATAGCGCTCGCCTCAAGCTATCTTATTGCGGCAGTAGCAATACTGCTTTATCGCCCTTTTACTTGTGCAGGATTGCTTTATATTCTTACGTTACCGGCAGCTATAGTCGCGATAAAAGTCGCAAATAAAAACAATTTGCTCAAACCCGGCCAATACCGCGCCAGCAAGTTGACAGTATTTCTACACGCCCTTGGTTCGCTGGCCCTCATTGCCGGCTTTATCATTTTCGGCCTCTCCTGGCTGCGCAGAATCTAA
- a CDS encoding HAD family hydrolase, with protein sequence MPGKKIKAILFDLGETLLNFGRVNTTEIFRQSAKATYEFLRSCKQPLGSFTWYFLHSMTAFRFRCLVSMLTGKDFDTILLLKTIGTKKGLTLSEDQWRQLGWLWYEPLAKQARIEPKLKETLSCLKQMGLKLGIVSNTFISEGSLDRHLAQFGILDFFTLRIYSYQVAFRKPDIRIFQTAAQQIGEPPGNILFVGDRINKDVSPALRAGMQAVLKEAYTNIGKTIPEGVLKISRLAELPKLIEKINGNCPAAVRAENDGPRNTINNKTQKEFCV encoded by the coding sequence ATGCCTGGTAAAAAAATCAAAGCGATATTGTTTGACCTCGGCGAAACTCTGCTGAACTTCGGCAGAGTAAATACGACAGAGATTTTTCGCCAAAGCGCAAAAGCGACCTATGAATTCCTGCGAAGCTGTAAGCAGCCGCTCGGCAGCTTCACGTGGTATTTCCTGCACAGCATGACAGCTTTCAGATTCCGCTGCCTGGTTTCCATGCTGACGGGGAAAGATTTCGACACCATTTTATTATTGAAGACAATCGGTACAAAGAAAGGCCTTACCCTAAGTGAGGACCAGTGGCGTCAGTTGGGCTGGCTCTGGTATGAGCCGCTGGCGAAACAGGCGCGAATCGAACCTAAGCTGAAGGAGACTCTGTCTTGCCTTAAACAGATGGGCCTTAAACTGGGCATAGTTTCCAACACTTTTATAAGCGAGGGTTCTTTAGACAGGCACCTTGCCCAGTTCGGCATACTTGATTTTTTCACGCTTCGAATTTATTCATATCAGGTTGCTTTCAGGAAGCCGGACATCCGAATTTTCCAGACAGCCGCTCAGCAAATAGGCGAACCGCCGGGGAACATATTATTTGTCGGCGACCGGATTAACAAGGACGTCTCTCCAGCCTTAAGAGCCGGTATGCAGGCCGTTCTGAAAGAGGCATATACTAATATCGGAAAGACGATTCCGGAAGGCGTTTTGAAAATAAGCCGGCTTGCCGAGCTGCCGAAATTAATAGAAAAAATCAACGGCAATTGTCCGGCTGCGGTCCGGGCCGAAAACGATGGGCCGCGAAACACTATAAACAACAAAACCCAAAAGGAGTTTTGTGTATGA
- a CDS encoding 2-isopropylmalate synthase — protein MAKEKPKLVEVEKPNLYREIFPYVEFPKVIFDEQKVARDIPENIWITDTTFRDGQQSRPPYTPEQVLRIYDLLHEIDGGTGLIRQCEFFLYSERDRKAVELCRARGYKFPEITGWIRAVEADFKLVAKMGLAETGILTSVSDYHIFLKLRKTRSQIMSAYLDIAKAALDNGVIPRCHFEDITRADYEGFVLPFASELMKLAEERKQPIKIRLCDTLGFGLPWPEVALPRSVPRLVRGLREIGVPPERLEWHGHNDFHKALVNATAAWFYGCSSANASIFGVGERTGNSPLEMLVVEHAQLKGMTAGVNYAAITELAEYARKELGFEIPHNYPLVGRDFNVTRAGIHADGLLKDEQIYNCFDTKNLFNRPVSVAITDKSGAAGIKHWIESMFDIEISKHNPHITKIKDKIDAEYSANRASAISDEEMFEWVRETFGDDIPPLRK, from the coding sequence ATGGCTAAAGAAAAGCCTAAACTTGTAGAAGTAGAAAAACCCAATTTGTATCGGGAGATATTTCCGTATGTGGAATTTCCCAAGGTAATATTCGACGAGCAAAAAGTTGCTCGTGATATTCCGGAGAATATATGGATAACCGATACGACTTTCCGTGACGGTCAGCAGTCCAGGCCCCCTTATACCCCCGAGCAAGTGCTGCGGATATACGATTTACTGCATGAAATAGACGGCGGAACAGGTTTGATTCGGCAGTGTGAATTCTTTCTATACTCAGAGCGAGACAGAAAGGCGGTAGAGCTGTGCAGGGCCCGTGGGTACAAGTTTCCTGAGATTACCGGCTGGATAAGGGCTGTGGAGGCCGATTTCAAGCTGGTTGCGAAAATGGGGCTCGCTGAGACCGGTATTTTGACCTCAGTAAGTGATTATCATATATTTCTGAAACTGCGAAAGACACGTTCACAGATAATGAGCGCTTACCTTGATATCGCCAAAGCGGCCCTGGATAACGGGGTCATACCGCGATGTCACTTCGAAGACATAACCCGTGCCGATTATGAAGGTTTCGTGCTGCCCTTTGCATCTGAGCTGATGAAGCTGGCAGAGGAGAGAAAACAGCCGATAAAGATTCGTCTTTGTGATACACTTGGATTTGGCCTGCCCTGGCCCGAGGTTGCCCTGCCGAGAAGCGTTCCGAGACTTGTCCGAGGCCTTCGAGAAATTGGTGTTCCCCCTGAGCGGCTCGAATGGCACGGTCATAACGATTTCCACAAGGCCTTGGTAAACGCAACGGCGGCGTGGTTCTACGGCTGTAGTTCCGCCAACGCTTCGATATTCGGTGTCGGCGAGCGAACAGGTAATTCACCTTTGGAAATGCTTGTTGTCGAACATGCCCAGCTGAAAGGGATGACGGCTGGTGTTAACTACGCTGCGATAACCGAGCTGGCTGAGTATGCCAGAAAGGAGCTTGGCTTTGAAATTCCGCACAATTATCCGCTGGTCGGCAGGGATTTCAATGTTACGCGGGCCGGCATTCACGCCGACGGTTTGCTAAAGGACGAACAGATTTACAATTGCTTCGATACGAAGAATCTGTTTAACAGACCAGTCAGCGTGGCGATTACCGACAAGAGCGGTGCTGCCGGCATCAAGCACTGGATAGAGTCTATGTTCGATATTGAAATATCCAAGCACAACCCTCATATAACCAAGATAAAGGATAAAATTGACGCTGAGTATTCAGCCAATCGTGCGTCGGCGATATCGGATGAGGAAATGTTCGAATGGGTGCGGGAAACTTTTGGTGATGATATTCCGCCGCTGAGAAAATAA
- a CDS encoding ChbG/HpnK family deacetylase, with protein MNRRIIINADDFGLCSGVNKAVAQAHTDGVLTSTTIMANMPAADEAVKIAKQLPNLGLGVHLNLFKGRPLSKDQSVNCLLNTDGDFALTPAKLSLLSVYRRKIRTAIQTELAAQIQWVIDNGLKPTHLDSHKHIHSFPVIFPIVCGLARRFEIPAIRFTLEPKQLLAMPWPLPSEGGRKRAKAIRIMAKINRIQNSALLKTDCILGVAHIGKIDVNFFKAVALYSSAATAEVMTHPGLDNDSKHKQSSLHQRKGELEALCSERTKQYLKNAGMKLVHYGQL; from the coding sequence ATGAATAGGCGTATTATAATAAACGCAGACGATTTCGGCCTGTGCAGCGGAGTAAATAAGGCTGTGGCACAGGCACACACTGACGGCGTGCTGACCAGCACGACGATTATGGCCAATATGCCTGCCGCCGACGAAGCCGTCAAAATAGCTAAACAGTTGCCAAACCTCGGCTTAGGTGTTCACCTTAACCTGTTCAAAGGCCGGCCCCTGTCGAAAGACCAGAGCGTCAACTGTTTACTTAACACCGATGGCGACTTCGCTTTAACACCTGCCAAGTTGTCTCTTCTATCCGTATACAGACGTAAGATTCGAACTGCCATACAAACAGAGCTGGCCGCTCAAATTCAATGGGTAATTGACAACGGCTTAAAGCCGACCCACTTAGACTCACATAAACATATTCACAGCTTTCCCGTTATTTTCCCAATAGTGTGCGGCCTGGCCAGGCGGTTTGAAATTCCCGCCATACGTTTTACCCTTGAGCCGAAACAGCTTTTGGCAATGCCCTGGCCGCTGCCGAGCGAAGGCGGGAGAAAAAGAGCAAAAGCGATCCGGATTATGGCCAAGATTAACCGTATCCAAAACTCGGCTTTACTGAAAACCGATTGTATTCTCGGCGTTGCGCATATAGGGAAAATAGATGTGAATTTCTTCAAGGCAGTCGCTTTATACAGCTCGGCGGCAACCGCAGAAGTAATGACTCATCCCGGGCTTGACAACGACTCGAAACACAAGCAATCCAGCCTGCATCAGCGAAAGGGTGAGCTTGAAGCTCTTTGCAGTGAAAGAACAAAACAGTATCTCAAAAACGCAGGAATGAAATTAGTGCATTATGGACAGCTCTAA